Proteins from a genomic interval of Streptomyces fodineus:
- a CDS encoding carbohydrate ABC transporter permease, with product MDDALVRAGRALRLALLIALALLFLIPFYLLLRNGLSSEQDITSPEWTFFPGELKWGNVRELFDDPSVPFARSLLNSALIAIATTLGTLLLSSLAGYGLARIPYRHANKVFYGVLGTLLVPAAVTFVPSFVLVSSLGWISTLRGLIVPTLFSAFACFVFRQYFLGFPRELEDAAQVDGLGYWRTYWLVVVPNARPVFAAVGTIVFLGAWNSFLWPLVIGQDQSAWTVQVALSSFTTSQVIRLHELFVAAVVSILPLLLVFLCFQRWIVAGVERSGID from the coding sequence ATGGATGACGCCCTGGTGCGGGCCGGGCGGGCGCTCAGGCTGGCGCTGCTGATCGCGCTCGCCCTGCTCTTCCTGATCCCCTTCTACCTGCTGCTGCGCAACGGCCTGTCGAGCGAGCAGGACATCACCTCGCCCGAATGGACCTTCTTCCCCGGCGAGTTGAAGTGGGGCAACGTCCGGGAACTCTTCGACGACCCCTCCGTCCCCTTCGCCCGCTCCCTCCTCAACTCGGCGCTGATCGCGATCGCCACGACGCTGGGGACCCTGCTGCTGTCCTCCCTCGCCGGCTACGGCCTCGCCCGCATTCCGTACCGGCACGCGAACAAGGTCTTCTACGGCGTCCTCGGCACCCTGCTGGTCCCGGCCGCCGTCACCTTCGTACCGAGCTTCGTCCTGGTGTCGTCCCTCGGCTGGATCTCCACCCTGCGCGGGCTGATCGTCCCGACGCTGTTCTCCGCCTTCGCCTGCTTCGTCTTCCGGCAGTACTTCCTCGGCTTCCCACGCGAGCTGGAGGACGCGGCGCAGGTCGACGGGCTCGGGTACTGGCGGACGTACTGGCTGGTGGTCGTGCCGAACGCGCGGCCGGTGTTCGCGGCGGTCGGCACGATCGTCTTCCTCGGCGCGTGGAACTCCTTCCTGTGGCCGCTGGTGATCGGGCAGGACCAGAGCGCCTGGACGGTGCAGGTGGCCCTGTCGTCGTTCACGACGTCCCAGGTGATCCGCCTGCACGAACTGTTCGTCGCGGCCGTCGTGTCGATCCTGCCGCTGCTGCTGGTGTTCCTGTGCTTCCAGCGGTGGATCGTGGCGGGCGTGGAGCGGTCGGGGATCGACTGA
- the nirD gene encoding nitrite reductase small subunit NirD produces the protein MTLAVETTDLKVQLRLTDGWFTACDLSALTPGRGVAALLPDGRQVALFRDRADRLYAVDNRDPFTGAAVLSRGLTGTHVGRPFVASPLLKQRFDLVSGECLDDGEVRLTAYEVRAA, from the coding sequence ATGACCCTGGCTGTCGAGACCACCGACCTGAAGGTCCAACTCCGGCTGACGGACGGCTGGTTCACTGCCTGTGACCTGAGCGCGCTCACCCCCGGCCGCGGGGTGGCCGCCCTGCTGCCGGACGGCCGCCAGGTGGCCCTCTTCCGTGACCGCGCCGACCGCCTGTACGCCGTCGACAACCGCGACCCCTTCACCGGCGCGGCGGTCCTCTCCCGCGGCCTGACCGGCACCCACGTCGGCCGCCCGTTCGTCGCCTCGCCCCTGCTGAAGCAGCGGTTCGACCTGGTCAGCGGGGAGTGCCTGGACGACGGGGAGGTACGGCTGACGGCGTACGAGGTGCGGGCGGCCTAG
- the nirB gene encoding nitrite reductase large subunit NirB, whose product MTATPGATPTIVLVGHGMVGQRFLEALAERGLTATHRVVVLCEEPRPAYDRVALTSYFSGKTAEDLSMTDMEFINDHGIELYVGDPAETIDREARTVTARSGRVFGYDTLVLATGSYPFVPPVPGKDAEGCFVYRTIEDLLAIEEYAQTATTGAVVGGGLLGLEAAGALKGLGLDAHIVEFAPRLMPVQVDEGGGAALLRTIAGMGLSVHTGVGTQEILTAEDGSVTGMKLSDGSELATDMVVFSAGVRPRDQLARACGLTVGERGGITVDEQCRTVGDAHVFAIGECALAADGRVYGLVAPGYEQAETAAATIAADEASFTGADLSTKLKLLGVDVASFGDAHGTTEGCLDVVYSDSRAGLYKKLVIGPDGTLLGGILVGDAEAYGTLRALTGSVPPVSPESLVLPAGADSGAQLGPSALPDEAIICSCHNVSKGAIRGAVTDHRCTTVPEVKKCTKAGTGCGSCVKVLGQLVNAELEASGVEVDKGLCGCFAQTREELYEIVLALRITSYQDLLDHHGREGARGGEGCETCKPAVASIIASLAPAIGASGYVLDGEQAALQDTNDHFLANLQKNGSYSVVPRIPGGEIAPEKLIVIGEIARDFGLYTKITGGQRIDMFGARVEQLPLIWARLVDAGFESGHAYGKALRTVKSCVGSTWCRYGVQDSVKMAIDLELRYRGLRSPHKLKSAVSGCQRECAEAQSKDFGVIATANGWNLYVGGNGGATPRHADLLAQDLSDAELVRLIDRFLMFYIRTADRLERTSVWLERIPGGLDHVRDVVVHDSLGICDELEQLMRAHVSHYRDEWAETINDPEKLARFVSFVNAPDTPDPLVAFVPERDQIKPDLPLLNIGLRPADDILEGSAR is encoded by the coding sequence ATGACCGCCACCCCGGGGGCCACCCCCACGATCGTGCTCGTCGGCCATGGCATGGTCGGCCAGCGCTTCCTCGAAGCGCTCGCCGAGCGCGGCCTGACCGCCACGCACCGCGTGGTCGTGCTGTGCGAGGAGCCGCGTCCGGCGTACGACCGCGTCGCCCTCACCTCGTACTTCTCGGGCAAGACCGCCGAGGACCTCTCCATGACCGACATGGAGTTCATCAACGACCACGGCATCGAGCTGTACGTCGGCGACCCGGCGGAGACGATCGACCGCGAGGCGCGGACGGTCACGGCCCGCTCCGGCCGGGTCTTCGGGTACGACACCCTCGTCCTGGCCACCGGCTCGTACCCCTTCGTGCCCCCGGTCCCGGGCAAGGACGCCGAGGGCTGTTTCGTCTACCGGACCATCGAGGACCTGCTCGCCATCGAGGAGTACGCGCAGACCGCGACGACCGGTGCCGTGGTCGGCGGCGGACTGCTCGGCCTGGAGGCGGCAGGTGCGCTCAAGGGCCTCGGGCTCGACGCCCACATCGTGGAGTTCGCGCCGCGCCTGATGCCGGTGCAGGTCGACGAAGGCGGTGGCGCGGCACTGCTGCGGACCATCGCGGGCATGGGCCTGTCCGTGCACACGGGCGTGGGCACGCAGGAGATCCTGACCGCCGAGGACGGCTCGGTCACCGGCATGAAGCTTTCCGACGGCTCCGAACTCGCCACCGACATGGTCGTGTTCAGCGCCGGTGTCCGCCCCCGCGACCAGCTGGCCCGCGCCTGTGGCCTCACGGTCGGCGAGCGCGGCGGCATCACGGTGGACGAGCAGTGCCGCACGGTCGGCGACGCGCACGTCTTCGCGATCGGCGAGTGCGCGCTGGCGGCCGACGGCCGGGTGTACGGCCTGGTGGCGCCCGGCTACGAGCAGGCGGAGACGGCCGCCGCCACGATCGCGGCCGACGAGGCGTCCTTCACCGGCGCCGATCTGTCGACGAAGCTGAAGCTGCTCGGTGTGGACGTGGCGTCCTTCGGCGACGCGCACGGCACCACCGAGGGCTGCCTGGACGTCGTCTACTCCGACTCCCGCGCCGGCCTGTACAAGAAGCTGGTCATCGGGCCGGACGGGACGCTGCTCGGCGGCATCCTGGTCGGCGACGCGGAGGCGTACGGCACGCTGCGCGCCCTGACCGGCTCGGTGCCCCCCGTCTCCCCCGAGTCGCTCGTCCTGCCCGCCGGAGCCGACTCGGGGGCCCAGCTGGGACCGTCCGCGCTCCCGGACGAGGCGATCATCTGTTCCTGCCACAACGTCAGCAAGGGCGCGATCCGCGGCGCGGTCACCGACCACCGGTGCACCACCGTGCCCGAGGTGAAGAAGTGCACCAAGGCCGGTACCGGCTGCGGCAGTTGCGTCAAGGTGCTCGGCCAGCTCGTCAACGCCGAACTGGAGGCGTCGGGCGTCGAGGTCGACAAGGGCCTGTGCGGCTGCTTCGCCCAGACCCGCGAGGAGCTGTACGAGATCGTCCTCGCCCTGCGCATCACGTCGTACCAGGACCTCCTGGACCACCACGGCCGCGAAGGCGCCCGGGGCGGCGAGGGCTGCGAGACCTGCAAGCCGGCGGTCGCCTCGATCATCGCCTCGCTCGCCCCGGCGATCGGCGCGAGCGGCTACGTCCTGGACGGCGAGCAGGCGGCCTTGCAGGACACCAACGACCACTTCCTGGCCAACCTGCAGAAGAACGGCTCGTACTCGGTCGTGCCGCGCATCCCCGGCGGTGAGATCGCACCCGAGAAGCTGATCGTGATCGGTGAGATCGCCCGGGACTTCGGCCTCTACACCAAGATCACCGGTGGCCAGCGGATCGACATGTTCGGCGCCCGGGTGGAGCAACTGCCGCTGATCTGGGCGCGCTTGGTCGACGCGGGCTTCGAGTCGGGCCACGCGTACGGCAAGGCACTGCGCACCGTGAAGTCCTGCGTGGGCTCCACCTGGTGCCGCTACGGCGTCCAGGACTCCGTCAAGATGGCGATCGACCTGGAGCTGCGCTACCGGGGCCTGCGCTCCCCGCACAAGCTGAAGTCGGCGGTCTCCGGCTGCCAGCGCGAGTGCGCCGAGGCCCAGTCGAAGGACTTCGGCGTGATCGCCACGGCCAACGGCTGGAACCTGTACGTCGGCGGCAACGGCGGCGCCACCCCGCGCCACGCGGACCTGCTGGCCCAGGACCTCTCCGACGCGGAACTGGTCCGCCTGATCGACCGTTTCCTGATGTTCTACATCCGCACGGCCGACCGTCTGGAGCGCACGAGCGTGTGGCTGGAGCGGATCCCGGGCGGCCTGGACCACGTACGGGACGTGGTGGTGCACGACTCGCTCGGCATCTGCGACGAGCTGGAGCAGCTGATGCGGGCGCATGTCTCCCACTACCGCGACGAGTGGGCGGAGACCATCAACGACCCCGAGAAGCTCGCCCGGTTCGTGTCCTTCGTGAACGCCCCGGACACCCCGGACCCGCTCGTCGCCTTCGTCCCCGAGCGCGACCAGATCAAGCCCGACCTGCCGCTGCTGAACATCGGCCTGCGGCCCGCCGACGACATCCTGGAAGGAAGCGCCCGATGA